The Streptomyces kanamyceticus DNA segment TGCCGCCGTTCCTCGCCTCGTCGATGAGGCGCAGCTGGGCCGGGTCGTCGACCATCACGGTCACGGCGGCCGCGAGCTTCGGGTCGGCGGCCAGCTCGGCGAAGCCGGACCGGTCGGCCGACGGATAGGCGAGCAGCACGTCGTCGAAGCCGGAGCGGGCCAGCCACAGCGACTCGGCGAGCGTGAACGACATGATCCCGGCGAAGCCCTCGCGGGCGAGGACCCGTTCGAGCAGGGCCCGGCAGCGCACGGACTTGCTCGCGACCCGGATCGGCTTCCCCCCGGCTCGGCGCACCAGGTCGTCCGCGTTGGCGTCGAAGGCGTCCAGGTCGACGATGGCGACGGGGGCGTCGAGATGTGCGGTGGCCCGGTCGTAGCGGGCCCGGTCTGCGGCACGGGCAGTCATGGCCGAAGCTTGCCAGACACGATTACCCGAGGGTAGGGGGATGATCCGGGCAGATCGCCCGGGGCGCGGACGGGGTTCCCTCGCGACCTGCGTCTGCCCGTAGAGTGACGCGCACGGAGCCTCGCCGGGCCGAGCGTTCCGGCGGCCGAGCGCGAGGAGACGGGGGAGCATGAGCACGGAGGCGCCTCGCAGCCCCATTCCCCCGCGCCCCACCACGCCGCCGCCCCGCCCCGGCAGCACGCCGCCGCCCCGTCCAGGCACCCCGCCGGACGCCGCCGACCGGGACCGCGATCCGGAACCGCCGCCCGCCCCTTCGGCCCGCTTCCCCGACGTCCCGCCCCCGGTCGACCGCGACTGGGTCCTCGGCAGCCCGCGCCCGCGCGCGGCGGCCGAGGCATCGGCGACGGCCGACGACGAGCCCGCCAAGGCGGCCCGCATAGAGGACCTGCTGGCCCCCTTCGAACAGGCCCGCGCGGAACGCGAGGCCGCGGGCGCCCTCCCCGAAACCCCGCCGCCGCCCCCGGCATCGGCCCGCCTGCCCGACGCCCCGCCGACGGTCACGACGCTGCCCCCCGACGCACCCGCGAAGGACGAGGGCGACGACGAGGGCGAGTCCGGCGACGGCGAAGTCCAAGCCGACGACGACGGCGGCACTCCGCCCGAAACCCCGGTCGACGAAGCGGCCGCGCGGGTGACACCTCCCTCCCTGCCCCCACAGCCGTCCGCACCCCCGCAGCCGTCCGCCCCTCCGCACCCCTCCGAGCCGCCGGTCCCGCCCGTGCTGCCCGCCGCGCCGACCCGCACCGGCAGCGGGCTGCCGCCCGCGCGCGGTGTGCCGCCCGAGGAGATCACGGCCCGACTGCGCCCCGTCACCGAGGAGTTGGCGCCGCCCGCGGCCGCTCCCCGTACGGCCGCCGATGCCCTGCCCGCCCCTCGTACCGGCGAGAACCGGCCCCGCGCGGCGGCTGCCCGCCGAGCCGTCGGAGCCGTCGACCTGACGCCGGGGCCCGGCACGGGACGGCCCTTCGTGTCGTTCGCGCGGCCCGCGATGTACGACGACAGCACCACGCGGCTGCGACCCGTGGGCCTGCGCCCCCGCGCGGCCGCCGCGGCGGCCTGTTTCGTCATCGGGCTCGGCCTCATCGGCGGCGCGGTGACCGGGAGTTGGCTGACCGGCGAGTCCGGCGCCGCGGGCGGCACCCGCAGCTCGTACGCGGTCACCGGGGAGCTGTGGCACAGCGTTCCGGTCGACAAGCTCTTCCCGCCCGTCATCAAGGGCGAGGGCGCGGGCCCCGGCGGCGCCGACCGCTCCTGGACCCGGATCGCCATCGCCCCGGACAGCGGCTGCCGGGCCGCCTTCGACCCGCTCCTGAAGAAGGCACTCGCCCCGGTCGGCTGTCTGCGGCTGCTGCGCGCCACCTACGCCGACGCCACCAGCAGTCATGTCACCACGGTGGGGCTGCTGTTCACCAAGGCGAACGCCGAGGGCATGCGGTCCCTGCGGAACCGTTTCACGGAGGAGGGCCTGGACCGGCGTCCCGATCTGATGCCCCGTCCGTACGCCGCCAAGGGCACCCCCGCCGCGGGCTTCGGCGACGCGCAGCGCGCCTCCTGGATCGTGTCCGTCCTCCCGGACGCACCTGTCGTGGCGTACGCCGTCTCCGGTTTCGCCGACGGGCGCGCCGTCACCGAACCGGAGTCCGCCACCGAGGCGATGGGCGCGGACACCACATCGGCGCCCGCCCAGTCCGGACTCGGCTACGAGGCCAAGGGCATCGCCGACCGCGTCGAGCGGGGCCTGCGCAAGACCATCGAGGCGGAGGGGAAGAGCTGATGAGGACCCCTCGGCCGTTCCTCGTCGCGGCGGTCGCCGCCGCCCTGACCGTGGCACCGGCCGCCACCGCGTACGCCGACGACGGCATCCGCGTCCAGCAGTGGGGCCTTGCGGCCATGCACACGTCGCAGGCGTGGGAGACCACCAAGGGCAAGGGCGTCACCGTCGCGGTCCTGGACACCGGCGTCGACTCCAGCCACCCCGACCTCGCGGGCAACGTCATCGAGGGCAAGGACATGGTCGGCTTCGGCGCGGGCCGCGGCGATCGCCCCTGGGCCAGGCACGGCACCGCGATGGCCGGGATCATCGCGGGCCACGGACACGGCCCCGGCCGCGGTGACGGCGTGCTCGGCATCGCCCCCCAGGCCAAGATCCTGCCGGTCCGCGTGATCCTCGAAGACGGCGACCCGGCCCGCAAGAAGGCCCGCAGCACCCGGGGCAACGCACTGGCCGAAGGCATCCGCTGGGCCGCCGACCACGGCGCCGACGTCATCAACCTCTCGCTCGGCGACGACTCCAAGTCCGCCCACCCCGAACCGGCCGAGGACGCCGCCGTGCAGTACGCCCTGAAGAAGGGCGTCGCCGTCGTCGCCTCCGCGGGCAACGGCGGCAAGCTGGGCGACCACGTCTCCTACCCGGCGGCCTACCCCGGCGTGATCGCCGCCACCGCCGTCGACGAGAACGGCGAGCGCGCCGCCTTCTCCACCCGCCGCTGGTACGCCACCGTCGCCGCGCCCGGCGACGACATCGTCATCGCCGACCCGGACGGCGAGTACTACGAGGGCTGGGGCACCAGCGCGGCCTCCGCCTTCGTCTCGGGCGCCGTCGCCCTGCTCCGCGCCGCGCACCCCGATCTGACCCCCGCGCAGCTCAAGCAGCTCCTGGAGGACACCGCGCGCGACGCCCCGGCGGGCGGCCGCGACGACTCCCGCGGCTACGGCCTCGTCGACCCGGCGGCCGCCCTCACCCGGGCGGGCAAGCTCAAGCCGGAGGGGCTGCGCGCGTCGGCGTACGCACCGGAGTACTTCGGCGGGGGACCCGACCCCGCGGAACTCGACGAAGGACCCGCGGGCTGGGTGGGCCCGGTCGCGGGCGGCACCGGCGTGGCCCTGCTCGCCGCCGCCGTCTATCTGTGGCGGGGCAGGCGCGGCCCGGCGAGAAGGCGCCCCGGCCTGCCTCTGTAGGGTCGTGGCGTGGCGAACAAGAACATTCCCGACCCCGGTTTCTCCGACGACGACGGGACGGCCGACCCCCGGCTTGCCGCGGCACTCGCCGCCTGGTCGCAGGAGCGCACGGCGCACGGCCCGGTCCTCGAAGCGCTGGCCGGGGCCCGGCTCCTGGTCCCCGTCGTCGCCGTACTCGGCGAGGTCGAGGAGGACGAGAACGGGCTCCGTCGCGAGAAGACCAGCGACATGGCGGTCCCGACGCTGAAGGCCGGTGACCGCAAGGCGCTGCCCGCCTTCACCTCGACCGAGGCGCTCGCCCTGTGGGACCCCGCGGCGCGCCCCGTCGCCGTCCCCCTGCACCAGGCGCTCCAGGCCGCCGCCCACGAGAAGGCCGACACCATCGTCCTCGACCTCGCGGGACCCGTCCCCTACGAGCTCGGCAGGTCGGCGCTGCTCGCGCTCGCCGAGGGCCGCGCGAGCGCCGACCCGCTCGCCGACCCGGCCGTCGTCGACGCGGTGCGCGCCGCGGTGGCCGCCGAGCCCGCCGTGCTCCGCGCCCATCTGGGCCCCGGCAGCTCCGACGGCATCCTCGCCCTGGTCCTCGACGCCGGGGACCCGGCGGCGGCCGCCCAGCGCGTGGCCCGGCACATCGCCGCCGACGAAACACTGAGGGCCCGCCTGGTGCGCGGCCTCGACCTGGCACTGCTGCCTGCCGAGGCGACGCCACCGGGCGAGCCCTTCTACGTGCGTACGCCGTAGGAACGGCGCCGGAGCCTCAGCCGAAGACCGGGCCCGTGTACTTCTCGCCGGGACCCTGACCCGGCTCGTCCGCCACCAGCGACGCCTCGCGGAACGCCAGCTGCAGCGACTTCAGGCCGTCCCGCAGCGGGGCCGCGTGGAAGGAGCTGATCTCCGTGGCGGACGCGTCGAGCAGCCCGGCCAGGGAGTGGATCAGCTTGCGGGCCTCGTCCAGGTCCTTGTGGCCCTCGCCGCCCTCGGCGAGGCCCAGGTTCACGGCGGCGGCGCTCATCAGGTGGACCGCGACCGTGGTGATCACCTCGACCGCGGGGACGTCCGCGATGTCACGGGTCAGGGTGTCGAAATCGGGGGAGTCGCTGTTCGGGGACTCGGGGGAGGGGGTCGCGTCGCTCATGTCCCACACGATAAGCCGAGCGCCCGTCGACCCTGGCCGACGGGCCACTGGTTAGCGGCACGGCCCGGGTACTGCTAACCTTGTGTAACGACCGGCCGGAGACCCGCGTGCCAACGCAAGGATCCGGCCCACAAGTGGAGGCTCCGATCTCCCACCTGGCTGCTCCCTGGAGCGGCGGGTCACCGGTCAGGCGGTCGAAGTCTTCGAGGCTTCGGGCCGCCCGATGTGCGCCCCGCGATCACCGCGGAGGTGCTCCGGTAGTACGTGGAGCCCCTTCAGTGATCGGTCGGGGCAATTTTTTATGGCCTCGCTCGGTTGGTCGAGATAACAGACGTAACGCGGCTGTCCGCCAGACGGTCGCGTGGTGCTACCGAGGAGGATCCATCAGCGCCGAGCCCCGCATCAACGACCGGATTCGCGTTCCCGAGGTGCGACTTGTCGGTCCCAGCGGCGAGCAGGTCGGGATTGTTCCGCTTGCCAAGGCCCTGGAGCTTGCGCAGGAGTACGACCTTGACCTGGTCGAGGTCGCGGCGAACGCCCGACCGCCCGTGTGCAAGCTCATGGACTACGGGAAGTTCAAGTACGAGTCGGCCATGAAGGCCCGTGAGGCGCGCAAGAACCAGGCGCACACGGTCATCAAGGAGATGAAGCTCCGGCCGAAGATCGACCCGCACGACTATGACACCAAGAAGGGTCACGTCGTCCGGTTCCTCAAGCAGGGCGACAAGGTCAAGATCACGATCATGTTCCGTGGTCGCGAGCAGTCCCGCCCCGAGCTGGGCTTCCGACTGCTGCAGCGTCTCGCTTCGGACGTCGAGGACCTCGGGTTCATCGAGTCGAACCCGAAGCAGGACGGCCGAAACATGATCATGGTTCTCGGTCCGCACAAGAAGAAGACCGAGGCGATGGCCGAGGCCCGTGAGGCCCAGGCGGCTCGCAAGGCGGACGCGAAGGCCAACCCGGGCCGCTCGCAGAACTCCGCCGAGGACGAGGAGCCTTCCGAGGCCCCCGCCGAGGCCCCGGCTGAGGCTCCCGCCGAGGCCTGATCCCCGGGACGCGAGTCCAGGGGATGCCAACTGACACATCTGACGCTCCCGGATGCCCGGTTTCACGACCGGGCATCGGAGCGCCACTGACGAGGAGAGAACGGCGCTATGCCGAAGAACAAGTCGCACAGCGGTGCCAGCAAGCGCTTCAAGGTCACCGGCTCCGGCAAGGTGCTCCGTGAGCGCGCCGGCAAGCGCCACCTGCTCGAGCACAAGTCGTCGCGCCTGACGCGCCGCCTCACCGGCAACGCCGAGATGGCCCCGGGCGACGCCAAGAAGATCAAGAAGCTTCTCGGCAAGTGAGTTCGGGTGCCGGACACGGCACCTGAACTCTGACCGGGACCCAATCGATACCGGGTCGTGTGAGTCCAACCACGGCCCCGCTACAAGGAGTAAAAAGTGGCACGCGTCAAGCGGGCAGTAAACGCCCACAAGAAGCGTCGGGCGATCCTCGAGGCGGCCAGCGGTTACCGCGGCCAGCGGTCGCGCCTGTACCGCAAGGCCAAGGAGCAGGTCACCCACTCTCTGGTCTACAACTACAACGACCGCAAGAAGCGCAAGGGCGACTTCCGTCAGCTGTGGATCCAGCGCATCAATGCCGCTGCCCGCCAGAACGGCATGACGTACAACCGCCTCATCCAGGGTCTGAAGGCCGCCAACATCGAGGTGGACCGCAAGATCCTCGCGGAGCTGGCCGTCAACGACCAGAACGCGTTCGCCGCGCTGGTCGAGGTTGCGCAGAAGGCGCTGCCCTCGGACGTCAACGCGCCCAAGGCTGCTGCCTGAGCCGTGCGTTTCTGAGCGCCCCCCCGGACCCGTAGGCCAGATTGGCCTGCGGGTCCGAGTGCGTCCGCCGTCTGTTCCCCGCGGGCCGTGCCGGGCTGGTCGCGCCCACGCGGCGGAGCCGCAAATTGACACAGCCCCGCGCCCCTTACGGGGCCCCCTATCCCCGAAGGTGAGTTCATGGTCGACGCTCCTGAGTTGATCTCTCCCAAGTCGCCCCGCGTCAGCGCCGCACGGCGGCTCGCCAAGCGGAATTTCCGGGGGAAGGAGCGGCTGTTCCTCGCCGAGGGGCCGCAGGCCGTGCGGGAGGCCGCCGCGCACGCGGAGACGCTCGTCGAGCTGTTCGCCACCGTCGACGCCGCCGAGCGCTACGCCGACATCGTCGGCGAGGCCCGTGCCGCGGGGGCCCGGGTGCACCTCGCCGACGAGGACGTCGTCGCCGACATCTCGACGACCGTGACGCCGCAGGGACTCGTCGGCGTCTGCCGGTTCGTGGACACGCCGTTCGAGGAGATCCTCGCCGCGCGGCCCAAGCTCGTCGCCGTCCTCGCGCACGTGCGCGACCCCGGCAACGCGGGCACCGTGCTGCGCTGCGCCGACGCCGCGGGCGCCGAGGCCGTCGTCCTGACCGACGCCTCCGTGGACCTCTACAACCCCAAGTCCGTGCGGGCGTCCGTCGGTTCGCTGTTCCATCTTCCGGTGGCCGTCGGCGTACCCGTCGAGAAGGCCGTACAGGGGCTGAAGGACACGGGCGTACGCATCCTGGCCGCCGACGGCGTGGGCGCGGACGACCTCGACACGGAGCTCGACAAGGGCACCATGGGCACCCCCACCGCCTGGGTCTTCGGCAACGAGGCCTGGGGGCTGCCGGAGGAGACCCGCGCACTCGCCGACGCGGTGGTGCGCGTTCCGATCCACGGCAGAGCCGAGAGCCTCAACCTCGCCACCGCGGCCGCCGTGTGCCTCTATGCCTCCGCCCGTGCACAGCGCGCCGCCGGAGGGTGCCGCTCCGTCACATCGAGCTAGTAGTGTGACGGGCTCGGGGCCCACTGCACGGTCCGAGAGGTGGGGTACGGGGAATGAGTGTCGGCACGAGCAGAGCACCGGGGGCACCGGACTTCGTCCGGACCCGC contains these protein-coding regions:
- the rplT gene encoding 50S ribosomal protein L20 gives rise to the protein MARVKRAVNAHKKRRAILEAASGYRGQRSRLYRKAKEQVTHSLVYNYNDRKKRKGDFRQLWIQRINAAARQNGMTYNRLIQGLKAANIEVDRKILAELAVNDQNAFAALVEVAQKALPSDVNAPKAAA
- a CDS encoding DUF1844 domain-containing protein, translating into MSDATPSPESPNSDSPDFDTLTRDIADVPAVEVITTVAVHLMSAAAVNLGLAEGGEGHKDLDEARKLIHSLAGLLDASATEISSFHAAPLRDGLKSLQLAFREASLVADEPGQGPGEKYTGPVFG
- a CDS encoding TrmH family RNA methyltransferase, which encodes MVDAPELISPKSPRVSAARRLAKRNFRGKERLFLAEGPQAVREAAAHAETLVELFATVDAAERYADIVGEARAAGARVHLADEDVVADISTTVTPQGLVGVCRFVDTPFEEILAARPKLVAVLAHVRDPGNAGTVLRCADAAGAEAVVLTDASVDLYNPKSVRASVGSLFHLPVAVGVPVEKAVQGLKDTGVRILAADGVGADDLDTELDKGTMGTPTAWVFGNEAWGLPEETRALADAVVRVPIHGRAESLNLATAAAVCLYASARAQRAAGGCRSVTSS
- the infC gene encoding translation initiation factor IF-3, translating into MSAEPRINDRIRVPEVRLVGPSGEQVGIVPLAKALELAQEYDLDLVEVAANARPPVCKLMDYGKFKYESAMKAREARKNQAHTVIKEMKLRPKIDPHDYDTKKGHVVRFLKQGDKVKITIMFRGREQSRPELGFRLLQRLASDVEDLGFIESNPKQDGRNMIMVLGPHKKKTEAMAEAREAQAARKADAKANPGRSQNSAEDEEPSEAPAEAPAEAPAEA
- the mycP gene encoding type VII secretion-associated serine protease mycosin; this encodes MRTPRPFLVAAVAAALTVAPAATAYADDGIRVQQWGLAAMHTSQAWETTKGKGVTVAVLDTGVDSSHPDLAGNVIEGKDMVGFGAGRGDRPWARHGTAMAGIIAGHGHGPGRGDGVLGIAPQAKILPVRVILEDGDPARKKARSTRGNALAEGIRWAADHGADVINLSLGDDSKSAHPEPAEDAAVQYALKKGVAVVASAGNGGKLGDHVSYPAAYPGVIAATAVDENGERAAFSTRRWYATVAAPGDDIVIADPDGEYYEGWGTSAASAFVSGAVALLRAAHPDLTPAQLKQLLEDTARDAPAGGRDDSRGYGLVDPAAALTRAGKLKPEGLRASAYAPEYFGGGPDPAELDEGPAGWVGPVAGGTGVALLAAAVYLWRGRRGPARRRPGLPL
- a CDS encoding SseB family protein is translated as MANKNIPDPGFSDDDGTADPRLAAALAAWSQERTAHGPVLEALAGARLLVPVVAVLGEVEEDENGLRREKTSDMAVPTLKAGDRKALPAFTSTEALALWDPAARPVAVPLHQALQAAAHEKADTIVLDLAGPVPYELGRSALLALAEGRASADPLADPAVVDAVRAAVAAEPAVLRAHLGPGSSDGILALVLDAGDPAAAAQRVARHIAADETLRARLVRGLDLALLPAEATPPGEPFYVRTP
- the rpmI gene encoding 50S ribosomal protein L35; its protein translation is MPKNKSHSGASKRFKVTGSGKVLRERAGKRHLLEHKSSRLTRRLTGNAEMAPGDAKKIKKLLGK